The Maniola hyperantus chromosome 27, iAphHyp1.2, whole genome shotgun sequence genome has a window encoding:
- the LOC117994592 gene encoding uncharacterized protein: MCPTGVARERHRQVRRSRLDTAIARQVRDEGVTHTGPPQQPEGPQRNILRVIDQDNLDQVLNGDLHIIQRIWKGAVQKAQLGANYKIVHATKLPKATDRDNTDQALNGDLYIIKRFWKALEKVLSRKNFKVLPDVHAVQSEELQRNTSKGIDQDNIDLYIIGRIWIRALQKALLGANFNVIPVVHAAKQPEPPQKPPKMKYTDLPIYESPHNEYKEYLEDKDKCLERNTKLLHKFLLPYTKKYRKIAQENLCHAKCIVNKYCVNTCACVKKAKNDFKATMRDPENLAVRQAVVGVGTLTGYLIGGGGGLPRRFFFTSIGFLATGALCFPKETDEVFRSFTYMVAKAVISIYNMACNKNADLRERLACREDLPSPPPQRKAIQCPPKK, translated from the exons ATGTGTCCAacgggcgtcgcgcgagagaggcaccggc AAGTTCGACGAAGCCGTCTCGACACAGCAATCGCGCGGCAAGTGCGGGACGAAGGAGTCACCCACACTGGCCCAC CCCAACAACCAGAAGGACCACAAAGAAACATATTAAGAGTAATAGACCAAGATAATCTAGATCAAGTATTAAACGGAGATCTTCACATTATACAAAGAATATGGAAAGGTGCTGTACAAAAAGCCCAATTAG GAGCAAATTACAAAATAGTCCATGCAACCAAACTACCAAAAGCAACAGACCGAGATAACACCGACCAAGCATTAAATGGAgacctatatattataaaaagattcTGGAAAGCTTTGGAAAAAGTTCTATCAAGAAAGAATTTCAAAGTATTGCCAGATGTGCATGCAGTTCAATCAGAAGAACTACAAAGAAACACATCAAAAGGAATAGATCAAGACAATATAGACCTTTATATTATAGGAAGAATATGGATACGTGCTTTACAAAAAGCACTATTAGGAGCAAATTTCAATGTAATACCAGTTGTGCATGCAGCCAAACAACCAGAGCCACCACAAAAACCTCCTAAAATGAAGTACACAGACTTACCTATATACGAATCCCCACATAACGAATATAAAGAATATCTTGAAGATAAAGACAAATGTCTTGAAAGAAACACAAAATTACTACATAAATTTCTACTACCATACACGAAGAAATACAGAAAGATTGCCCAAGAAAATTTATGTCACGCAAAATGCATTGTAAATAAGTATTGTGTTAATACTTGTGCTTGTGTTAAGAAAGCTAAGAATGATTTTAAAGCAACTATGAGAGATCCAGAGAATTTGGCAGTCAGACAAGCAGTGGTTGGTGTTGGAACTCTCACAGGATATTTAATAG gTGGCGGAGGAGGGTTACCACGTAGATTCTTCTTCACAAGCATCGGCTTTCTGGCCACGGGAGCTCTATGCTTCCCTAAGGAGACCGATGAGGTTTTCCGGTCTTTCACCTACATGGTAGCTAAGGCGGTGATATCAATATATAATATGGCTTGCAATAAAAACGCAGATTTGAGAGAGAGGCTTGCATGTAGGGAGGATTTGCCTTCGCCGCCGCCGCAAAGAAAGGCTATACAGTGTCCAccgaagaaataa